The following proteins come from a genomic window of Corallococcus sp. NCRR:
- a CDS encoding CPBP family intramembrane glutamic endopeptidase, which translates to MHRLSSLARSRPLACFFLLAYGIAWALWAPLVLSRSGVGLLPFEVGLWLTLPGSYAPLLAALCVQWLGWGNVRVVRWVPSWKGLAVGLGAGALTVALAFVVLPGLWLNRGGVSLLEWSALGLYPQGTLRALWMAGPVGEEPGWRGFALPRLQARYGPFRATLLLGLSWALWHLPLFLVPRWGGSPLWVYTLLVTGLAFIMSLGFELAGGSVLVAMVLHAMFNASSGVLGAFLARAELRDALRPDVVLALSFAAMACVITVAWALVRRRAPVAPGPDPEGGACPRPPPMERL; encoded by the coding sequence ATGCACCGCCTGTCCTCACTTGCGCGAAGCAGGCCGCTGGCCTGCTTCTTCCTGCTCGCCTACGGCATCGCGTGGGCTCTGTGGGCGCCCCTGGTCCTCTCCCGCTCCGGGGTCGGCTTGCTGCCATTCGAAGTGGGCCTGTGGCTCACGCTGCCCGGCAGCTACGCGCCCCTACTGGCGGCGCTGTGCGTGCAGTGGCTCGGCTGGGGAAACGTCCGCGTCGTCCGGTGGGTGCCGTCCTGGAAGGGCCTGGCGGTGGGGCTTGGCGCGGGCGCGCTGACGGTGGCGCTGGCCTTCGTGGTGCTTCCGGGGCTGTGGCTGAACCGGGGCGGCGTGTCGCTGCTCGAGTGGTCCGCGCTGGGGCTCTATCCCCAGGGCACCCTGCGCGCGCTGTGGATGGCGGGGCCCGTGGGGGAGGAGCCCGGCTGGCGGGGCTTCGCGCTGCCCCGGCTCCAGGCGCGGTATGGGCCCTTCCGCGCCACGCTGCTGCTGGGGCTGTCATGGGCGCTGTGGCACCTGCCCCTGTTCCTCGTGCCCCGCTGGGGCGGCAGTCCCCTCTGGGTCTACACGCTGCTCGTCACCGGTCTGGCCTTCATCATGAGCCTGGGCTTCGAGCTCGCCGGTGGCAGCGTGCTCGTGGCCATGGTGCTGCACGCGATGTTCAACGCGTCCTCGGGCGTGCTGGGCGCTTTCCTGGCCCGGGCGGAGCTCCGCGACGCGCTCCGCCCGGACGTCGTGCTGGCGCTCAGCTTCGCCGCCATGGCCTGCGTCATCACGGTCGCGTGGGCACTGGTGCGCCGGCGCGCACCGGTGGCCCCCGGTCCGGACCCGGAAGGCGGCGCATGCCCACGGCCGCCGCCCATGGAGAGACTCTGA
- a CDS encoding WD40 repeat domain-containing protein, producing the protein MPGPFDNPSQWTDCSDAELEALAEQADFSGFVPGRDLAPLRERLLRLEREHGITEVHRRLSDKVLAAGARLVETPRYIGTQSAFALSPDGRHLAIASNRFDGSHGGDVRIWELATGRMVDAVGFESTRVGSGGDPSCLQWSPSGQWLGVILDGVIVGVLRAFAGAPPCFTADVTRRWGSPPAWAVINPEHSKDQGHLPAWCWSPDETRLFISTPGPDGALGCIVPFQEGARINEDSEGLRWCAARLDGRPSRSQPHTWVRWSPDGSRIHGYCKHEYVLERHPDSGQDAHPSASVIDVQSGDLQYRFDELKLPVAFSPDGARLAYGEDPPRLANGYTGQTMANLARRARVHIHSVAECVWSRDGRRLAVLVNEYDHPKAFIFEEGQLLCVVDLKGRYLGRSSWSHDLLRWAWSPDGSMGACLTRENNPYREETQGGIEVWTVGPAPGFLRRLEYAGHINGLAWGADDTLVATGQDDLAFWDVTTGQPRFRASSELEPGRVPPPDAWNPWPDATARFIPTERGWDFTRVEPDGTVVCPPGSRAELATRLMFSVEGRHAWPWRWAVGTRHARWEDNAPAPVAPQVPDKQPGLYRAEPAFMFLSAIRRDNLAPYVGQTLLLRLLGSSNAIGVLREATEKGLLLDPPCPSPRSNRDPVLPYDEIAWVGPAVALEGPATGP; encoded by the coding sequence ATGCCAGGACCCTTCGACAATCCCTCGCAGTGGACGGACTGCTCCGACGCGGAGCTCGAAGCGCTGGCGGAACAGGCCGACTTCAGCGGCTTCGTGCCCGGCCGGGACCTCGCGCCGCTGCGCGAACGGCTCCTCCGCCTGGAACGCGAGCACGGCATCACGGAGGTCCACCGGCGCCTCTCCGACAAGGTGCTGGCCGCGGGAGCACGGCTCGTGGAGACCCCGCGCTACATCGGCACGCAGAGCGCCTTCGCGCTCAGCCCGGATGGACGCCATCTGGCCATCGCGAGCAACCGGTTCGACGGATCGCACGGTGGAGACGTGCGCATCTGGGAGCTGGCGACAGGGCGCATGGTTGACGCCGTCGGGTTCGAATCGACGAGGGTCGGGTCGGGAGGGGATCCTTCCTGTCTCCAATGGTCGCCGTCGGGGCAGTGGCTCGGCGTCATCCTGGACGGCGTCATCGTCGGCGTGCTGCGAGCCTTCGCCGGAGCCCCGCCTTGCTTCACCGCCGACGTCACCCGGCGCTGGGGCTCGCCGCCCGCGTGGGCTGTCATCAATCCCGAACACTCGAAGGACCAGGGGCACCTGCCCGCGTGGTGCTGGTCTCCGGATGAAACCCGGCTGTTCATCTCCACCCCCGGGCCGGACGGCGCGCTGGGCTGCATCGTCCCGTTCCAGGAAGGGGCCCGGATCAACGAGGACAGTGAAGGCCTTCGCTGGTGTGCGGCCCGGTTGGACGGACGGCCTTCGAGATCGCAGCCGCATACCTGGGTGCGGTGGAGCCCGGATGGCTCCCGCATCCATGGCTATTGCAAACACGAGTACGTGCTCGAGCGGCACCCCGACTCGGGCCAGGACGCCCATCCGTCCGCCTCCGTCATCGACGTGCAAAGCGGCGACCTCCAGTACCGTTTCGATGAACTGAAGCTGCCGGTGGCGTTTTCGCCGGACGGTGCCCGCCTGGCCTACGGAGAGGACCCGCCCCGGCTCGCCAACGGCTACACGGGCCAGACGATGGCCAACCTGGCCAGGCGCGCCCGTGTGCACATCCACTCGGTCGCTGAATGCGTCTGGTCCCGTGATGGCCGGCGACTGGCCGTCCTCGTCAACGAGTACGACCACCCCAAGGCCTTCATCTTCGAGGAGGGCCAGCTTCTGTGCGTGGTGGACCTGAAGGGCCGTTATCTCGGGCGGTCCTCCTGGAGCCATGACCTGCTCCGCTGGGCCTGGTCTCCGGATGGTTCCATGGGCGCATGCCTGACGAGGGAGAACAACCCGTACAGGGAAGAGACCCAAGGGGGGATCGAAGTGTGGACGGTGGGGCCCGCGCCCGGGTTCCTCCGGAGGCTCGAGTACGCCGGCCACATCAACGGACTGGCCTGGGGCGCGGACGACACGCTCGTGGCGACGGGCCAGGATGACCTCGCCTTCTGGGACGTGACGACCGGACAGCCTCGCTTCCGGGCTTCGTCCGAACTGGAGCCGGGACGCGTGCCGCCCCCGGACGCCTGGAACCCCTGGCCGGACGCAACCGCGCGGTTCATCCCGACCGAGCGCGGCTGGGACTTCACGCGGGTGGAGCCGGACGGCACCGTGGTGTGTCCCCCGGGCTCGCGGGCGGAGCTCGCGACGCGGCTGATGTTCTCCGTGGAGGGGCGCCATGCCTGGCCCTGGCGCTGGGCCGTCGGGACCCGGCATGCGCGGTGGGAGGACAACGCCCCCGCTCCCGTCGCGCCCCAGGTCCCCGACAAGCAGCCAGGCCTCTACCGGGCCGAGCCAGCCTTCATGTTTCTCTCCGCCATCCGCCGCGACAACCTCGCGCCGTATGTGGGCCAGACACTGCTGCTGCGCCTGCTCGGGTCGAGCAATGCCATCGGGGTCCTGCGTGAGGCCACGGAGAAGGGACTCCTGCTCGACCCTCCTTGCCCTTCGCCCAGGTCAAACCGCGATCCGGTGCTGCCCTACGACGAGATTGCGTGGGTGGGGCCGGCGGTGGCGCTCGAGGGCCCGGCGACCGGGCCGTGA
- a CDS encoding WD40 repeat domain-containing protein: MTLTSLAQCSDAELEALLEQADFGNFEPGRDLAALRERLLRLERERGLTDVHRRFSEKVLAAGARLVETPRYIGMQRCFALSPDGRHLAIASNRLDESHGGDVRIWELATGRVVDAVGFETTLVGSAREPSCLQWSPSGAWLGVILDNVVIGVLRAFAGTLPSFTADVTRRWGSPPGGSVSNPAHVANTGHLPAWCWSPDETQLFISTPGPDGALGCIVPFREGARVNEDSEGLRWCPARLDGRPSKSQPHAWVRWSPDGSRIHGYCKHDDSGQDAHPSAFVIDVQSGDLQYRFDDLKLPVAFSPDGARLAYGAEPSRLANGHTGRTVSELSKDFGARILSVEEYVWSSDGRRLAVLLNGYEFPQVLIFENGKFLCQMDLKRRSFGLSIKSGDLGRWAWSPDGSMGACLLREGGMAEPWKREGLKVELWKVGASPKMLRRLEGANGIDGLAWGADGTLVGTGPHAIAFWDVNTGEQRFRSSLELEPGRVPPPSDWNPWPDEVARFIPTERGWDFTRAQSDGTVECPPGSREKLEPRLMFSVGGRHAWPWRWAEGTRHASWESGALSLVEPQAEAAFEERHVPVPENETLAARDARHGKWGFLRQYQAPTRPLDHYRADPVFTHGPAINRANLTPYLGKGVMLRQTQSGTWYALGALLEVSDEGILLHPRAPIGSYRERLLSFRDILWIGPAVPLETPEG; the protein is encoded by the coding sequence GTGACCCTCACCTCGCTGGCCCAATGCTCCGACGCGGAGCTCGAAGCGCTGCTGGAGCAGGCCGACTTCGGAAACTTCGAGCCCGGCCGGGACCTTGCGGCGCTGCGCGAACGGCTCCTCCGGCTGGAGCGCGAGCGCGGACTCACGGACGTCCACCGGCGCTTCTCGGAGAAGGTCCTGGCCGCCGGGGCGCGGCTCGTGGAGACCCCGCGCTACATCGGCATGCAGCGCTGCTTCGCGCTCAGCCCGGATGGACGCCATCTGGCCATCGCGAGCAACCGCCTCGACGAATCGCACGGGGGCGACGTGCGCATCTGGGAGCTGGCGACGGGGCGCGTGGTCGACGCCGTCGGGTTCGAGACGACGCTGGTCGGCTCGGCGCGGGAGCCCTCCTGCCTCCAGTGGTCGCCGTCGGGAGCGTGGCTGGGCGTCATCCTGGACAACGTCGTCATCGGCGTGCTGCGGGCCTTCGCCGGGACGCTGCCTTCCTTCACCGCGGACGTCACCCGGCGCTGGGGCTCGCCCCCCGGCGGGTCCGTGAGCAATCCCGCCCACGTGGCGAACACGGGGCACCTGCCCGCCTGGTGCTGGTCTCCGGATGAAACCCAGCTGTTCATCTCCACCCCCGGGCCGGACGGCGCGCTGGGCTGCATCGTCCCGTTCCGGGAGGGCGCCAGGGTCAACGAGGACAGTGAAGGCCTTCGCTGGTGCCCGGCCCGGCTGGACGGAAGGCCTTCGAAGTCGCAGCCGCATGCCTGGGTGCGGTGGAGCCCGGATGGCTCCCGCATCCATGGCTATTGCAAACACGACGACTCGGGCCAGGACGCCCATCCGTCCGCCTTCGTCATCGACGTGCAAAGCGGCGACCTCCAGTACCGCTTCGATGACCTGAAGCTGCCGGTGGCGTTTTCGCCGGACGGTGCCCGACTGGCCTACGGCGCGGAGCCGTCCCGGCTCGCCAACGGACACACCGGCCGCACGGTGTCCGAGCTGAGCAAGGACTTCGGAGCGCGCATTCTCTCGGTCGAGGAATACGTCTGGTCCAGCGATGGCCGGCGCCTGGCCGTGCTCCTCAACGGCTACGAGTTCCCGCAGGTCCTCATCTTCGAGAACGGCAAGTTCCTGTGCCAGATGGACCTGAAGCGCCGTTCGTTCGGATTGTCCATCAAGAGCGGCGATCTGGGCCGGTGGGCCTGGTCGCCGGATGGCTCCATGGGCGCATGCCTGCTGCGTGAGGGCGGCATGGCCGAGCCGTGGAAGCGGGAGGGACTCAAGGTCGAGCTGTGGAAGGTGGGGGCCTCGCCCAAGATGCTCCGGCGGCTCGAGGGCGCCAACGGCATCGACGGACTTGCCTGGGGCGCGGACGGCACGCTCGTGGGGACGGGACCCCATGCCATCGCCTTCTGGGACGTGAACACCGGCGAGCAGCGCTTCCGCTCCTCGTTGGAGCTGGAGCCGGGCCGCGTGCCGCCCCCGAGCGACTGGAATCCCTGGCCGGACGAAGTCGCGCGGTTCATCCCGACCGAGCGCGGCTGGGACTTCACGCGAGCGCAGTCGGACGGCACCGTGGAGTGTCCCCCGGGCTCGCGGGAGAAGCTGGAGCCCCGGCTGATGTTCTCGGTAGGAGGACGCCATGCCTGGCCCTGGCGCTGGGCCGAGGGGACCCGGCATGCGTCCTGGGAGTCCGGGGCACTTTCGCTCGTCGAGCCCCAGGCGGAGGCCGCGTTCGAGGAGCGGCACGTCCCCGTGCCCGAAAACGAGACGCTGGCGGCCAGAGACGCCCGGCACGGGAAGTGGGGATTCCTGAGGCAATACCAGGCCCCCACGCGGCCCCTGGATCATTACCGGGCCGACCCCGTGTTCACGCACGGCCCCGCCATCAACCGCGCCAACCTCACGCCGTATCTCGGCAAGGGGGTGATGCTGCGCCAGACGCAGTCCGGGACGTGGTACGCGCTCGGGGCCCTGCTGGAGGTCTCCGACGAGGGAATCCTCCTCCACCCACGCGCCCCCATCGGCTCGTACCGCGAGCGGCTGCTGTCCTTCCGGGACATCCTCTGGATTGGACCGGCGGTGCCGCTCGAAACGCCCGAGGGCTAA
- a CDS encoding LysR family transcriptional regulator has protein sequence MIPPADMVLFATVVREESFTRAALKLGITKQTVSERIRHLEERLGVRLLERTTRRLRVTGAGVTYSERCAAIAALIEEANSEVQQGKADPSGLIRVSSPVLYGRRYLTPVISRFLGRYPQARVELVLADRRVHLIEEGFDVAIHIGPLTDSSLVARKLGEGAVRFVASPRFLSKHGTPTARELGSARCIGFSAFETWEAEGVKSRIDPVLMVNDSELACEAAIAGVGIARVPEILCQEALRDGRLKSLFGPRPAAMRPIHVVYPSRLNLPNKVRLFVDALATLAEPAPSKSRGRKRK, from the coding sequence ATGATTCCACCGGCCGACATGGTCCTCTTCGCGACGGTCGTCCGCGAGGAGAGCTTCACCCGCGCGGCGCTCAAGCTCGGCATCACCAAGCAGACCGTCAGCGAGCGCATCCGCCATCTGGAGGAGCGGCTGGGCGTGCGGCTCCTCGAGCGGACCACGCGGCGGCTGCGCGTGACGGGAGCCGGCGTGACGTACTCCGAGCGCTGCGCCGCCATCGCCGCGCTCATCGAGGAGGCGAACAGCGAGGTGCAGCAGGGCAAGGCGGATCCCTCCGGGCTGATACGGGTCTCCTCGCCGGTGCTCTACGGGCGGCGCTACCTCACCCCGGTCATCTCGAGGTTCCTCGGCCGCTATCCCCAGGCGCGGGTGGAGCTGGTGCTGGCGGACCGCCGGGTCCACCTCATCGAAGAGGGATTCGACGTCGCCATCCACATCGGCCCGCTCACGGATTCATCGCTCGTGGCGCGAAAGCTGGGAGAGGGCGCGGTCCGCTTCGTGGCGAGCCCCCGCTTCCTGTCGAAGCACGGCACCCCGACCGCCCGGGAGCTTGGCTCCGCGCGCTGCATTGGCTTCAGCGCCTTCGAGACGTGGGAGGCCGAGGGCGTGAAGTCCCGCATCGATCCGGTCCTGATGGTGAATGACAGCGAGCTCGCGTGCGAGGCCGCCATCGCGGGGGTCGGCATCGCGCGGGTGCCCGAGATTCTCTGCCAGGAGGCCCTCCGGGACGGCCGGCTGAAGTCCCTCTTCGGCCCCCGGCCCGCGGCGATGCGGCCCATCCATGTCGTCTATCCCAGCCGGTTGAACCTTCCGAACAAGGTCCGGCTCTTCGTGGATGCCCTGGCCACGCTGGCCGAGCCGGCTCCGTCGAAGTCCCGTGGACGGAAGCGGAAGTGA
- a CDS encoding glutathione S-transferase family protein, whose translation MKLYFAPRTRAVRPRWLLEELGVPYELARLDLARQENTTPEYLAVHPLGDLPALVDGDVTLLDSLSICLHLADRFPEKHLAPPVGSAERGPYYGWMAFAELSLDPVVMEFYRDAQSPGTREVPEGEAAKLRARLTAALDLIQRGLGGREFLVGEAFTAADVVMASILHLANTLMLLGGHPGLVAYVRRHSQRPAVRRAVAG comes from the coding sequence ATGAAGCTCTACTTCGCTCCCAGGACCCGAGCGGTCCGTCCCCGCTGGCTCCTGGAAGAGCTTGGCGTGCCCTACGAGCTGGCCCGGCTCGACCTCGCCCGGCAGGAGAACACCACCCCCGAGTACCTGGCGGTGCATCCGCTGGGAGACCTCCCCGCCCTGGTGGACGGGGACGTGACGTTGCTGGACTCCCTGTCCATCTGTCTGCACCTGGCCGACCGGTTCCCGGAGAAGCACCTGGCGCCGCCGGTGGGGAGCGCGGAGCGGGGGCCCTATTACGGCTGGATGGCCTTCGCCGAGTTGAGCCTCGACCCCGTGGTGATGGAGTTCTACCGGGACGCGCAGTCGCCGGGGACGCGCGAAGTCCCGGAAGGAGAGGCCGCGAAGCTCCGGGCCCGGCTCACGGCGGCGCTCGACCTCATCCAGCGGGGACTCGGCGGCCGTGAGTTCCTCGTGGGGGAGGCCTTCACCGCCGCCGATGTGGTGATGGCTTCCATCCTCCACCTCGCGAACACGCTGATGCTGCTCGGCGGGCATCCGGGACTGGTGGCGTACGTCAGGCGCCACTCGCAACGCCCCGCGGTGCGCAGGGCCGTTGCCGGGTAG
- a CDS encoding ArsR/SmtB family transcription factor, producing MDSTFAIIAEPNRRAILSLLAASEHSVGEIEHQLRMPQTSVSKHLRVLRDAGFVESRIDAQRRVYRIRPEPLMEVDEWLAPFRRFWTVHLDALERHLDRMDSEPEPKKGKKR from the coding sequence ATGGATTCAACGTTCGCGATCATCGCGGAGCCGAACCGCCGGGCCATCCTGAGCCTGCTGGCGGCGTCGGAGCACTCCGTCGGCGAAATCGAGCACCAGCTACGGATGCCCCAGACGTCGGTGTCCAAGCACCTGCGCGTGCTGCGCGACGCCGGCTTCGTGGAGTCGCGCATCGATGCGCAGCGGCGCGTCTACCGCATCCGGCCGGAGCCGCTCATGGAGGTCGATGAATGGCTCGCGCCATTCCGGCGCTTCTGGACGGTGCACCTGGACGCGCTCGAACGCCATCTCGACCGGATGGACTCCGAACCCGAACCCAAGAAGGGAAAGAAGCGATGA
- a CDS encoding SRPBCC family protein, translating to MSHRAKYTPGPAAGARVQKEGEKWTLVLVRDLRHPPAKVWQALTDPAHLAQWAPFDADRNMASVGPVKLSTAKAPTPMVAETTVKRAEAPKLLEYSWGPQDLRWELEATGAGGTRLTLWHNIDRGFISWGAAGWHICFDVLDQLLAGDPLGRIVGPDAMQYDWQRLSSEYAEQFGVQNPAWKASKPQQ from the coding sequence ATGAGCCACCGTGCGAAGTACACGCCCGGCCCCGCGGCCGGAGCGCGGGTCCAGAAGGAAGGCGAGAAGTGGACGCTCGTCCTCGTCCGGGACCTGCGTCATCCCCCGGCGAAGGTGTGGCAGGCATTGACCGACCCCGCGCACCTGGCCCAATGGGCGCCGTTCGACGCGGACCGGAACATGGCCAGCGTGGGGCCGGTGAAGCTCTCCACTGCCAAGGCGCCGACGCCGATGGTCGCGGAGACGACCGTGAAGCGGGCCGAAGCGCCGAAGCTGCTCGAGTACAGCTGGGGGCCGCAGGACCTGCGCTGGGAGCTGGAGGCGACGGGCGCGGGCGGCACCCGGCTCACGCTCTGGCACAACATCGACCGGGGCTTCATCTCGTGGGGCGCCGCGGGCTGGCACATCTGCTTCGACGTGCTCGACCAGCTCCTCGCGGGCGACCCGCTGGGCCGCATCGTGGGGCCGGATGCGATGCAGTACGACTGGCAGCGCTTGAGCTCCGAGTACGCCGAGCAGTTCGGAGTCCAGAACCCCGCCTGGAAGGCGAGCAAACCCCAGCAGTGA
- a CDS encoding DoxX family protein yields MESTLPPSALVAARTSPKAVTLTFWIATALFCLEMGFTAYAQLNLKDAADGFTRLGFPGYFRVELAWAKVLGLLVLVAPVPWRLKEWAYAGFAINLVSALIAHFVVGDGPEAWGFAAFTSVLWGLSYVSWRRLQAVRA; encoded by the coding sequence ATGGAATCGACCCTGCCTCCGTCGGCGCTCGTCGCCGCCAGGACGTCCCCCAAAGCCGTGACCCTCACCTTCTGGATCGCCACCGCGCTCTTCTGTCTGGAGATGGGCTTCACCGCCTACGCACAGTTGAACCTGAAGGACGCGGCGGACGGGTTCACCCGCCTGGGCTTCCCCGGCTACTTCCGCGTGGAGCTGGCGTGGGCCAAGGTCCTCGGGTTGCTGGTGCTGGTCGCGCCGGTGCCGTGGCGGCTCAAGGAGTGGGCCTACGCCGGCTTCGCCATCAACCTCGTGTCGGCGCTCATCGCCCACTTCGTGGTGGGGGACGGCCCGGAGGCGTGGGGCTTCGCGGCATTCACCAGCGTGCTCTGGGGGCTCTCGTATGTCTCCTGGCGCAGGCTGCAGGCGGTGCGGGCATGA
- a CDS encoding DUF1801 domain-containing protein codes for MKKTVATESASALIDQRIQDLGDWRGKTLAKVRALIHAADPEVIEEWKWMGTPVWSHDGIICTGESYKAAVKLTFLKGAALADPAGLFNSSLEGNARRAIDIHEGEKLNETAFKALIRAAVVLNLESKANKPNASRAKRKPAPK; via the coding sequence ATGAAGAAGACCGTCGCGACGGAGTCCGCGTCCGCGTTGATCGACCAGCGGATCCAGGACCTGGGGGACTGGCGTGGGAAGACGCTCGCGAAGGTGCGTGCGCTCATCCACGCGGCGGACCCCGAGGTCATCGAGGAGTGGAAGTGGATGGGCACCCCCGTCTGGTCCCATGACGGCATCATCTGCACGGGGGAGTCCTACAAGGCCGCCGTGAAGCTGACGTTCCTGAAGGGCGCCGCGTTGGCGGACCCCGCCGGGCTCTTCAACTCCAGCCTGGAAGGGAACGCGCGGCGCGCCATCGACATCCACGAAGGCGAGAAGCTCAACGAGACGGCCTTCAAGGCGCTCATCCGCGCCGCGGTGGTGCTCAACCTGGAGAGCAAGGCCAACAAGCCCAATGCCTCGCGGGCGAAGCGCAAGCCCGCTCCGAAGTAA
- a CDS encoding SDR family oxidoreductase codes for MNDKQVALVTGANKGIGLQIARDLAAHGFTVLVGSRDLARGEAAAKTIDGDARALALDVTDAKSISAAAERIRQELGRLDVLVNNAGIARSGREPVKPGQPLAERAKAGRATVAPLDEFRAVFETNVFGVIAVTQAMLPLLRESPAGRIVNVSSGVGSLTNNSNPANPYRAMYGVYSSSKTALNAITLAFAVDLESTRIKVNAVCPGYTATDLNNFEGTRTVEQAARAPVRLALLGPDGPTGTYSDDQGVIPW; via the coding sequence ATGAACGACAAACAAGTCGCCCTCGTCACCGGGGCCAACAAGGGTATCGGACTGCAGATCGCCAGGGACCTCGCCGCGCACGGCTTCACGGTGCTCGTCGGGTCACGTGACCTCGCCCGTGGCGAGGCGGCGGCGAAGACCATCGACGGTGACGCCCGGGCGCTCGCGCTGGACGTCACGGACGCGAAGTCGATCTCCGCCGCCGCGGAGCGCATCCGCCAGGAGCTGGGTCGCCTGGATGTGCTCGTGAACAACGCGGGCATCGCCCGTTCGGGCAGGGAGCCGGTCAAGCCAGGTCAGCCGCTGGCGGAGCGCGCGAAGGCGGGCCGTGCCACCGTCGCGCCGCTGGACGAGTTCCGCGCGGTGTTCGAGACGAACGTGTTCGGGGTCATCGCCGTCACGCAAGCGATGCTCCCGCTCCTGCGCGAATCCCCGGCGGGGCGCATCGTCAATGTCTCGAGCGGCGTCGGCTCGCTCACGAACAACTCGAACCCGGCGAACCCGTACCGCGCGATGTACGGGGTCTATTCGTCATCGAAGACGGCGCTCAACGCCATCACGCTCGCCTTCGCGGTGGACCTGGAATCCACCCGCATCAAGGTGAACGCCGTATGCCCCGGCTACACCGCCACGGACCTCAACAACTTCGAGGGCACCCGCACCGTCGAGCAGGCAGCGCGCGCCCCCGTGCGGCTCGCGCTGCTCGGTCCGGACGGGCCCACGGGCACGTACTCGGACGACCAGGGCGTCATCCCCTGGTGA
- a CDS encoding helix-turn-helix domain-containing protein, which yields MKEFHAVVRIERGRSEWWVRGRVWTGGPGTIHLKQPGDVYRDVAHDGPVTYQAVALPESDLQRIRDEGKVVAHPHFKPGDERGLLFQRLHDAVAAGADRFTLEVAVAEAVEAFTVLRGATPDHTRPVRRAMAYLRERLGEVITLDDLSTHAGYDKFHLCRAFRAQIGMPPHAYLTHLRIARAKELLESGLRASEVATRVGFYDQSQLNRHFRRIVGTTPARFGNTRG from the coding sequence ATGAAGGAGTTCCACGCGGTCGTGCGCATCGAGCGTGGGCGCAGCGAGTGGTGGGTGCGGGGCAGGGTATGGACGGGCGGGCCCGGCACGATTCACCTGAAGCAGCCCGGCGACGTGTATCGCGACGTCGCGCACGATGGGCCGGTGACCTACCAGGCCGTCGCGCTGCCGGAGAGCGACCTCCAGCGCATCCGTGACGAAGGGAAGGTCGTCGCGCATCCCCACTTCAAGCCCGGCGACGAGCGGGGCCTTCTCTTCCAGCGTCTCCATGATGCGGTCGCCGCGGGCGCGGATCGCTTCACGCTGGAGGTCGCGGTGGCGGAGGCCGTGGAGGCGTTCACGGTCTTGAGGGGCGCCACGCCGGACCACACCCGGCCGGTGCGGCGGGCGATGGCGTACCTTCGCGAGCGCCTGGGGGAGGTCATCACGCTGGATGACCTCTCCACCCACGCCGGCTACGACAAGTTCCATCTGTGCCGCGCGTTCCGCGCACAGATTGGGATGCCGCCGCACGCGTACCTCACGCACCTGCGCATCGCGCGGGCGAAGGAGTTGCTCGAAAGCGGCCTCCGCGCGTCCGAGGTCGCGACGCGCGTCGGCTTCTACGACCAGAGCCAGCTCAACCGCCACTTCCGGCGCATCGTGGGAACGACGCCGGCACGGTTCGGCAACACGCGCGGGTGA